One part of the Magallana gigas chromosome 5, xbMagGiga1.1, whole genome shotgun sequence genome encodes these proteins:
- the LOC105320504 gene encoding uncharacterized protein isoform X1 — protein MANASLTKVNEQYWASVQGKVKDWIQKTDATVLVLYIPQPTKRNPIPTLKFEGSRKLKAVVESEEVRSAISTACSGPPPPVKSFKDEMVNITIQPWTMQVKRCIISNLVRQYMELKYGKKRDIWGYPSLKPEWWPNGTDFISPNERRTVGKYRLYQSCIFFVVLCCILVVCLRRMCKEYEFMLKSHLYNLQHIFLDFRQTVE, from the exons GTTAAAGACTGGATTCAGAAAACAGATGCCACTGTATTAGTTTTGTACATACCCCAGCCAACAAAGCGTAATCCTATCcctactttaaaatttgaag GGTCAAGAAAGTTGAAAGCTGTGGTAGAGTCAGAAGAAGTGAGGAGTGCCATCAGTACAGCTTGCAGCGGTCCCCCCCCTCCTGTGAAATCCTTCAAAGATG agATGGTGAACATAACCATACAGCCCTGGACTATGCAAGTGAAGAGGTGTATAATATCTAACTTGGTTAGGCAGTATA TGGAATTGAAGTATGGTAAGAAGAGAGACATTTGGGGTTACCCTTCCCTTAAACCAGAGTGGTGGCCTAATGGCACTGACTTCATTTCCCCGAATGAAAGACGGACTGTCG GTAAATACAGATTGTACCAGTcctgtatattttttgttgtccTTTGTTGTATACTAGTTGTTTGCTTGAGGCGAATGTGTAAGGAATATGAATTTATGTTGAAATCTCACCTATATAACTTGCAACACATTTTCCTTGATTTTAGACAAACCGTTGAGTAA